In one Zobellia galactanivorans genomic region, the following are encoded:
- a CDS encoding ankyrin repeat domain-containing protein has protein sequence MKTSMNKPEKQMSYILLIIALCFSACGQQKQKTNDKAMGKTEISAPEIPLTQAVVTGNLEAVKQHIEAGTNLDEKDALSGATPLMSAITFDKTEIATVLIDAGADLEIKNNDGSTALHVAAFFGRVELVQLLIDAKADKTVKNNYGATAQESVSGPFEDMKPIYEMMQQQLGPIGLDLNLAEVEKARPVIAIMLQ, from the coding sequence ATGAAAACATCAATGAACAAACCCGAAAAACAAATGAGCTATATACTACTTATTATAGCTTTGTGCTTTTCCGCCTGTGGACAACAAAAGCAGAAGACCAACGACAAAGCCATGGGCAAGACCGAAATAAGTGCACCCGAGATTCCCCTAACACAGGCCGTGGTAACCGGCAACCTCGAAGCCGTTAAACAACATATCGAAGCCGGCACCAATCTTGATGAAAAGGATGCCCTAAGTGGTGCCACCCCATTGATGTCGGCCATTACTTTTGATAAGACGGAAATCGCCACGGTTCTTATCGATGCCGGTGCCGATCTGGAAATAAAAAATAATGACGGCTCCACCGCCCTTCACGTAGCCGCATTTTTCGGCAGGGTAGAACTAGTACAATTACTTATAGATGCCAAGGCCGACAAAACGGTAAAGAACAACTATGGGGCCACCGCCCAGGAATCCGTCTCCGGACCTTTTGAGGACATGAAGCCCATCTATGAAATGATGCAACAGCAACTGGGGCCTATTGGATTGGATTTAAACTTGGCCGAGGTT